Proteins encoded in a region of the Augochlora pura isolate Apur16 chromosome 4, APUR_v2.2.1, whole genome shotgun sequence genome:
- the LOC144469173 gene encoding uncharacterized protein LOC144469173 yields MRITVTVLLALGLALCATCEPIQKREDNDSAFDCVFQENTVDCLRTRLARDLDQTEIQMTGKLSEPPLSAVMEQTGNFVAEVVDSIQNPEEEELEGQAGEQVEGRKKKFGKKKQKQLQKLLALAMVLKAKLSLIFQIIGTHFQWKAVTFSFLTLVINLVKFWMDLKNKQPPKVIYYEHAQHQHHYEHDDHDHGYWGRSSNDSPQDLAYSAHVPQK; encoded by the exons ATGAGGATAACTGTGACCGTCTTGCTGGCCCTCGGCCTGGCCCTCTGCGCGACCTGTGAACCGATCCAGAAGAGAGAGGACAACGACAGTGCCTTCGACTGCGTGTTCCAGGAGAACACTGTCGATTGCTTGAGGACCAGGCTGGCGAGGGATCTCGATCAGACGGAGATCCAGATGACCGGCAAGCTGAGCGAGCCGCCGCTCAGCGCGGTCATGGAGCAGACCGGTAATTTCGTGGCCGAAGTCGTCGACAGCATTCAAAATCCGGAGGAAGAGGAGCTCGAGGGCCAAGCCGGCGAACAAG TCGAGGGCCGCAAGAAGAAGTTCGGCAAAAAGAAGCAGAAACAGCTTCAGAAACTACTAGCCTTAGCAATGGTGTTGAAAGCGAAGCTCAGCCTGATATTCCAGATCATCGGCACCCACTTCCAATGGAAGGCGGTCACCTTCTCCTTCCTCACCCTCGTCATTAACTTGGTGAAATTCTGGATGGATTTGAAGAACAAGCAGCCGCCGAAAGTGATTTACTACGAGCACGCGCAACACCAGCACCACTACGAGCACGACGACCACGATCACGGCTACTGGGGAAGATCCTCGAACGACTCTCCCCAGGATCTCGCTTACTCTGCCCACGTTCCCCAAAAATAA